tgacagatgcccctatttaagtttctccgtcacggagatttaaaaaaaatgaaatttttaaatcaacgggtcgaagagacttaaatactaaGTACACCAATTTTTGACCAGTTGAAATGCTGAGAATGCAATGCTCATGAATATACTGGTATGAATGTCTGCGATGCAAGTATGAATGCAAGTACGACAAAAATACATTGACTGGGAAAAAACTGATAGATATCACTGGGgaggaaatattattttattaccatTACTGTGGTAAAGACGAACATACAAACATGAATATTGTCACTTACCTTTACTGAGGTAAAGATCAACATACGAAAGGAAATACAGTCAATTACCTCaacacggataacgaccaacataggaaaaggaaataccgtcagttacctcaactcggataacgaccaacatacggaaaggaaataccgtcagttacctcaacacggataacgaccaacatacggaaaggaaataccgtcagttacctcaacacggataacgaccaacatacgttacctcaacacggataacgaccaacatacggaaaggaaatactgtcagttacctcaactcggataacgaccaacatacggaaaggaaataccgttaGTTATCTcgactcggataacgaccaacataagaaaaggaaataccgtcagttacctcaactcggataacgaccaacatacgaaacgaaatactgtcagttaccttTACTGAGATAACGACAAACATACGAACAGAAATACGGTCAGTTACCTTTACTGAGATAGCGACAAACATAGATAAAAGGCATATGCTTTCGGTACAAGGATAACTCACATAAGGTACTAGGGAGCTGGGATATATGTCGAGACAAAGACTACTTGATGGGGTCTGCCCCTTGAAATAATTAGTgacaaacttgaatcaaataTATTGAGGGTGACGCTTTTACAAGATGTACTGAAATGAGACACTAGGTAAAAATGCAACaatgcatgaatgatattggTATGCATGCTATATATGCATGAATGAAATGAACATGTATGAGGCACATATGACAATATAACGATAAGATCATTGAGGGATGATTGGGCAGGTCCAGAACTGAGATGGCCCGGTGTCATAGTACAAACAACTCGGTAATCTTCATCGGGGATACCCTTTACTGGAGATGAACCAATCACTGTCGGGGTAGAGCCCTTTAAACCAAACACTGGCGGGATAAAGCCCAAAATCAAACCACTGGCGGGCGAACAACCCAATAATCAACCCAATGATGGTGATACGACCCAATAATCGAACCACTAGCCGAAGTCGCCATTCCAGAACTGAACGGATGTACTCTTGCAAACTCATGCTTCGAATAGTCATTGCTTTTTCTTTGgtatattaatttttgtgaaatccctaacttttgcctggaccgcccttttggggttttcaatccaccgggatgctcttttttgcctaagccgcccttttgggttttcaacttagcgagctcttttttttttatttcttttttttttagcaatgcCTATGTCCATGCTTTCGAATCGAATGTTGACAGATGCTTCTATGATACATgaattaaagagaaaatgtttgtcaattttgttatttgaaaaaagaaaacataaagattttaaaagaattttcaaagtttttactTCAAGTATTAACAGTAAACAGGGAAGAAAACTTGCACATAGAATAAATAGGAACTTCAAATAAaaggcacaggctcaaattgatttaaaagaaaTGGTAACCAGCCAAAGGCATGGCACCACAGATCACaaagtttggaaaatggtaattaatatgggaaaggtacattgaacacaataaccatcaTACTTCctaccaactttgaattccactgttTAGATTGCTTCAATATCGAAGATCTTTGGACGGCTAAGGTACCTCAAGTGAGTGATGCTTTACTGATGCAGTTACTTGACCcaatccttaacttttgcatagatcgccctttcgggttttcaatctatcaggacaatcaaatttttttatgtctctaatttttgcctggaccgccctttcgggttttcagtccaccgagacgctcatttttggtttaggccgccctttcgggttttcgacctaccgagctgttcttttatacatatttagacaaagtatttcttgactgcatcagaattcacaggacgaggtaactcctctccatccatggttgtaagaattaaagcaccaccagagaaaGCTCTCTTCACTACGTAGGGACCTTCATAATTAGGTGTCCACTTGCCCCTGGGGTCTGGTTGAAAAGACTTGATACTTTTGACCACTAGGTCTCCTTCTTTAAAttcacggggacgaaccttcttaTCAAACGCCTGTTTCATCCTTGTCTGATATAGTTGTCCGTGACACAAAGCAGCCATGCgcttttcctcaatcaaattcaactgatcgtACCTATTCTGACACCATTCAGCCTCTGACAACTCAACTTCCATCAAGACTCTCAAAGACGGGATTTCAACTTCTACGGGGAGTATCGCTTCCATACCATACACCAAAGAAAAAgggtgtcataccccaaatttggaccatttaaaatctttttgtCCATATTTAAAAATAGTCCACATTCtcttctatttgttttttttaccatttaaaactcgtgtttttcttctttaatcattttaaaaaaacttttatctgCATTTTTATAACTGTTGGAGCGCATTTTATAATCTTGTTAGTCATAATaatcaagtcattttaaaaggtttaatcatattttaaaaatcgcgtccttttaatcatttcaaccgaaatttcggcaggaaggatactttgaagtacctcatgtcaggtTTCGAaaggactttttattttttatattttagtttgtttattagtatttttattttattaatttttttttttttttaaaaaaaaaacaaagaaaggaaagtcacgtgagtgactttctttcttccttcctcttttcttttctttttcttatttatttatttatttctttgttaaagtctttttctccaagtctcagctgcagggacattttggtctttgttttgtaccagagccaaccctagtttgtcactataaaaaccCTGTCAATCATTGAGAAATGGGTCAGAGAAAAAATCACTGTAGCAGCTGCAGCAACCACCATAAGAAACCCTAATCTTTCATCTCTCCCAACTTTTTCagatcaaagaaaaaataaaaaaatacacaacaaTCATCATGAATATTCATAGCCATGCATCATGAACATTATCCTCTTCCATTCCAGGAACCAAAATTCTTCATAATaataaaccaacaaaaacactttctcacaaaaatcatcaataaacaagtcacataacaccacaatcacaaacaacatcacacaatcacaacaaaaaaaaaaacttgcgcCGGACCGGATTCAGGGGAGGAAACCGAACCGGAAAAGGAAAGAAACGGAACGGAGGAAGCCACCAGACCAAAGGGAGAAAACTGGAtcggagagagagagaggtagtttttttttgctcattttctttgaatattctttgttagatctaggcttgtagaagcttgttttcaaaaatctaaGTTGGGATTcatgcaaaacaagaaaaaggatttctaaaaacgtaaaaaaatttcaaaacggAGGAGTTTTGGttgctccggcgcggcggcgccgccTGTTGGCCGGCAGCCACCACGCCGGAAAGTCATAGCTTGGCCGGAGAAGAAGGCTGCAATTGCAgaccttctctcactagaaatttttagagagagggaggaaaggaaaaatagaaaaaaacgGTCCCTATTGCCTTTTATAAGCATGTGTGAACCGGTCTGGTTCActtgaaccggaccggtccattTGATTCCTTTCACCTTTCTTTCTAAACCTTTagatccttttcttttttttaatccgACGGTCTAGATTAGTTCCTGTtgagtcattttttttatttccttttgtctttatttttaaatactatttttacattttttttgacatttttgtgcttagaaaaaattccaaaaaaaaatatttttctccctattttaattttctctaattttaaaaatccatcctatttgttttcttttaattttttgtttatttcttatatgatgatattaattattatttgtcttaattcttgctcattatttcttatgtctcattcatcataatatttcttgtgattactaaccatttaatttttgtcttgaatcatagcatgcacatttaattttctcatcattttattttgtcattgacttagtatgtataaatagggaattgatgtaattttatttctcgcatttttattttggcataaaggccttagggttgtatttaggaattgatgtaataatgtaggtaacacaagcaccgacacatgcaccgacactaccacatcttatttaccgctttccgttaattttttacgacgttacgttagttttcaccgttagtttagaaaaaaatcattttttataaaaaaaatcaaatatgtcaaattcaaaaatcttttcttcttagcaatattttctctttattttcttaatcaaatttttaatcaattttaattcaacttcaatcattttcaaaatttaaaatcaatcaacctcactcatttcttttatctcatgccttgaggcctctttctcttcttaaaaccattttcaaaaaatcttaaaatcaacctaacccaccaaagaaatttttgaggtgaactacattggttttgatccctttttctttaagggtatgtaggcataggatttttatccttccaaatcaaataaaaataactaaaagcatacttcttctccctccattctttcacttagacattaggcaataatttttcaaataaacaagtagcttagcacaagataatctaggtaagaggttcctacggaataccgtagatgcttagggtgctagcaccttcccttcgcataaccaaccctcgaatccaaagtctcgaaaagggtttttactcattttttccttcccaagaataaaaattgagagttcaaagatcgacgattcaaatcaattaatggtttgacatccgaaaatcgcgagcacagaaatggcgacttcactggggacttagatcctacgcgggttaaacccaccttactttctttattttgtgctttattatttgtttatatctTGTAAATATTTGCTTACATGTTTACCTTATTACGTGAGGGGTGAGAaaataagctctacacccgagcttgagggaaatgtaagataggagtggtagacTCATAGTGGCATACCGAGAGTATACTCGTGTCTTGTCACACGTGAGATAACCACACTTAGCAAAGGAGATTGAAGTAATAAatgtcggcgtgtgttttcacgtttaGACTTTATTACTTTTAATCTTCCAATGAAGCTAAGAacctttagtaacccttaacccatcttggccttttaggacgtagtgcggtggctaaccgggtgttttctcggaaTTAGtcgatacgcgatactacactcaaatgagactttcctacgaacgttgctggaccgggtgttttctcggtatccgataatattcggaagtggtcgaggactttgggaaccttggtagaacccgtgatacaggtacatttgaaaccatagtccttaccgaatggcgttgttaccctcgACTCCAACATGTGGACTTAACATCACCATGTATTCTATGTACTTTAgcataaccatgcatacatgcattcattcataaacaacttttttccatcaaaaattgaaggacttagaCAAGTTTTTTGCAAACATCATGGGTATGGACTTTGTAAGAATGAACACCAagagatacaacttcaaaaaaatcttaactaaactttagcttttgttaagaactttttcttTGGTTTCGATCTTACCTTTCGAAAAAGAACCTTTTGCAAtatcttcataattttcaaatgaaaccatgTTTCTCTACCatgtttaaaaattaactttgataagtccttcaaaaaaaaaaaaacatttttgcatacatatatcatgcatcatttttttttcattcatagtTTCTAGTTTGTGTCTCATACTGTATCTTCTCCATAAAAGGTCTATCCGTCGGTCTAATCGCATCTACAACACTCGAGCAAATCAGAATGGATCATCTTGAAGAAGAGAACCACAAGCTTCGTGAAGAGGTGACAACCCTCCGGGCCGAGAATGAGATTTTAAGGAACTTAGTATCTTTGATGACGATGGCACAGAGACAACCATTATCTCATCCTGTTGTCAGCACTCAGGCTCAGACGGTTGCTTCCACTACCCCGATTTCAACAGTGTTTGCTAGTAGTCCTCAACATGCTATGCTTGAAGGTTATCTATGGGGCACACCCTTTGGTTCTAGTGAAGTATTTCGTCCTGATGACTCTAAGGTTCAAGCTCCTTTTGTGCAACTGACAACGCCTATCCCTCAACCGGGTCCTTTGTTCCCTCAAGCTGCTATGATTCATACTACTCAACAAGGCCATAAACCAATCTATCATTCAGGAAAGGTGGTTGCATACGACCGGACAGCTGAGCTGGAAGAAAGGTTTGACAGAATACAATTGGAATTGAAAACTCTTCGTGGGAAAGAACTGTTTGGGAAAAATGCTTATGATCTTTGCTTGGTTCCCAATGTCGTGATACCACCCAAGTTCAAAGTCCCTAATTTTGAGAAATACCAAGGAAACACTTGTCCTGAgcttcatttggtaatgtacgTGAGAAAGATGTCTGCTCAAGTAGGTAATGATGAGCTCCTTATCCACTGTTTCCAAGACAGTTTGACTGGTGCCGCACTGATATGGTATATGGGCCTACACAAGGTTGATATCAAAACGTTCAATGATTTGTGTGAGGCTTTCGTCCAGCGATATAACTACAACTTGCATTTAGCCCCAAACAGAAAGGAACTGCAAGCCATGACCATGAGTGATAATGAATCTTTCAAAGCTTATGCCCAACGGTGGAGAGACGTCGCTGCACAGGTTCGTCCACCTCTAGAAGAGAAAGAATTTACCGAGATTTTCCTGGAGACTCTGGATCAGTTCTATTATGAGCATATGCTTACAAGTGCATCCGGCAGCTTCGTAAACATGATGACTGTGGGCATGCGTATTGAAGAATGGGTCCGAAAAGGACAATTGGTCAAAGAAAGTGCTCCCACAGATGATTTTGAGTACGAAGATCAGGAAATGAGTGTGGTAGAAAGTCAGCCTCAACAACAGTATCTGGCTTTTCACCCTGCTGCCGCTGTTATGCCTATCATAGATGTTGTTCAAAGTTCGGGTTATCAACCCCAGTttcaacaatatcaacaacagcctCGACAACAGGCCCAAGGACACAGATTGATCCTATTCCCATGAAGTATGCAGATTTGTTTCCAAAGTTGCTCGAAAGGAATTTGGTCTACACCAAGGCACCTCCTCCAATGCCAGCAAAGTTGACATCCCGGTACAGGCCCGACCTCTTTTGTGctttccatcaaggggcaccaggtcATGATATTGAGCACTGCTTTGCATTGCAGAAGGTAGTTCAGAAGTTGATCCAAAAAAACCTCATACCTTTCGAagagtttgaatttgaatatgcAAGTTAATCCGCTATCGGATTTTTACACCTTGTGTTGACTTGTGGAATGTTTAGCTGCAATTGGTTCTTTACTGATGTTTATTTCTAATActcttttgttcaattaatatgtttgtttgttgctttatgttttttcaaaaaaaatccttttgtCCCACCCGAGATGAAAGTGAATTCAtctagggctttttgctttatgtattttcatcattagtGAAAGGTCGcttgatcccgactttgttttattttgtgctttttctggaaaaatggtaatacaaaaaaccaaaaaaaaaaaaaagaatccttttctttaatcatttccacatatctgcataatcataatgtttatatcaataatcaaatcatgcattaataaacccgttgaacactttAATCATATGCTCCCTCTCGaccttgagttccttgtatccgaggctgaataagaggatgatgaagaagcttCCACTGAGATTTCTCGCCTACTGGGGCATCTTGGCCGTCGAAGCTGCAAATATCAAAAGAGATTGTCTAgaagaggactttcatgtacaaagactggcacgagatgcCACCATTTTCCTTGCAAGGATATTGTACTTCAAGTGAACACTTCAGCAGGGGCAACCCCCCCTCCATCCCTCAGTATACAACATAAAGGCAATGCCTCACATGAAGGTCAAAGTCCCATCAACGGGAGTTCCAATGAAAGCTAAGCTTGATTGAAGTTAAAAGTGTTATTGTTGTATGGCGTGAACAATTGTATCAAAAGCATGTTTTCAATAAGAGAAGGCTCGTCCCCATGAATGTCAAGAGAGTGGCCTTGTGCTCAAAAGTTATGCTATCTGATTTAAACAAGCTCCAGGAGCAATGAATGCCTAATACAAAGCATGAGGTTAAACTTGTATGTCCTGTGaataccgatgcagtcaagaaatactttgttaaaatgaaaaagctcgataagtcgcaaacctgaaaaggcggcttaggcaaaaaaaaaagagcgtctcgatggactgaaaacccaaaagggcggcccatgcaaaagttagagacatatataaaaaaaaatgtgtttatcctgataggttgaaacccgcaagggcgatctatgcaaaagttaagcatcatgacaaagtaactgcatctggtcggacATGATTCATATGGGGCATTTCAGCCGTCAAAAGACTTCCGACTCATGGCaaggtaattgcatcaaatcagatatgattcatctggggcatcttagctgttaaagggcttccgatctgaaatgtctgcaaatcaaagactcaaaatagtggaattcaaagttggtagaggaaACAGTGATTATTGTGTTCAACGtaccttttccatataattaccatttttccaaacttttaaaatctgtggaaccacgcctttggcaggccaccattccatttacattaacttgagcttatgcccatttatttgaaattctcatttattctattttgcaaattttcttctatttttgatgttaatatgtaaagcaaaaaaaaaaatcttttaaaactttttcatgtcttttgaaaagcataaacaaccagtacatgttctttgaacttatgagtaggtgaaacatacatcaacatccgtctcaaggACAGTTAAACTCTGCAAGGTTGGCATGACCAAAAGCT
Above is a genomic segment from Medicago truncatula cultivar Jemalong A17 chromosome 5, MtrunA17r5.0-ANR, whole genome shotgun sequence containing:
- the LOC120580640 gene encoding uncharacterized protein: MDHLEEENHKLREEVTTLRAENEILRNLVSLMTMAQRQPLSHPVVSTQAQTVASTTPISTVFASSPQHAMLEGYLWGTPFGSSEVFRPDDSKVQAPFVQLTTPIPQPGPLFPQAAMIHTTQQGHKPIYHSGKVVAYDRTAELEERFDRIQLELKTLRGKELFGKNAYDLCLVPNVVIPPKFKVPNFEKYQGNTCPELHLVMYVRKMSAQVGNDELLIHCFQDSLTGAALIWYMGLHKVDIKTFNDLCEAFVQRYNYNLHLAPNRKELQAMTMSDNESFKAYAQRWRDVAAQVRPPLEEKEFTEIFLETLDQFYYEHMLTSASGSFVNMMTVGMRIEEWVRKGQLVKESAPTDDFEYEDQEMSVVESQPQQQYLAFHPAAAVMPIIDVVQSSGYQPQFQQYQQQPRQQAQGHRLILFP